One part of the Helicobacter cetorum MIT 99-5656 genome encodes these proteins:
- the ccoN gene encoding cytochrome-c oxidase, cbb3-type subunit I yields the protein MQESTPLSYDYSISKLFLYAMIAFGIIGMLIGIVLAFELSFPGLNYIAGEYGIFGRLRPLHTNAVIYGFTLGGIWASWYYIGQRVLKITYHQHPFLKFVGLLHFWLWIVLLILAVVSLFAGINQTKEYAELMWPLDILVVVVWVLWGISMFGSMGVRRENTIYVSLWYYIATYVGIAVMYIFNNLSIPTYFVADVGSIWHSISMYSGSNDALVQWWWGHNAVAFVFTSGIIGTIYYFLPKESGQPIFSYKLTLFSFWSLMFVYIWAGGHHLIYSTVPDWVQTLSSVFSVVLILPSWGTAINMLLTMRGQWHQLKESPLIKFLVLASTFYMLSTLEGSIQAIKSVNALAHFTDWIVGHVHDGVLGWVGFTLIASMYHMMPRMFKREIYSAKLMDFQFWIMTLGIVLYFSSMWIAGITQGMMWRDVDQYGNLTYQFIDTVRVLIPYYNIRGVGGIMYLIGFIIFAYNVFMTITAGKKLEREPNYATPMAK from the coding sequence ATGCAAGAAAGCACGCCTTTAAGTTATGATTATTCTATTAGCAAATTGTTCCTTTATGCAATGATTGCATTTGGGATAATAGGCATGCTAATAGGGATTGTGCTTGCGTTTGAGTTATCTTTTCCAGGGTTGAACTATATTGCAGGGGAGTATGGTATTTTTGGTCGCTTGCGTCCTTTACACACTAATGCGGTGATTTATGGTTTTACGCTTGGGGGGATTTGGGCGAGTTGGTATTATATCGGTCAAAGGGTGCTTAAAATCACTTACCACCAGCACCCCTTTTTAAAATTTGTAGGGTTGCTGCATTTTTGGTTATGGATTGTTCTATTGATTTTGGCAGTTGTTAGTTTATTTGCTGGTATTAATCAGACCAAAGAATATGCAGAACTTATGTGGCCTTTAGATATTCTTGTAGTTGTAGTATGGGTGCTATGGGGGATTAGCATGTTTGGAAGTATGGGTGTGAGAAGAGAAAATACTATTTATGTATCCTTATGGTATTATATTGCTACTTATGTGGGGATTGCTGTAATGTATATTTTCAATAATCTTTCTATCCCCACTTACTTTGTGGCTGATGTAGGAAGTATTTGGCATTCTATCTCTATGTATTCAGGTAGTAATGATGCACTTGTGCAATGGTGGTGGGGGCATAACGCTGTAGCCTTTGTATTTACAAGTGGTATTATTGGAACAATTTATTATTTCTTGCCTAAAGAGAGCGGTCAACCTATCTTCTCCTATAAGCTTACTTTATTTTCTTTTTGGAGCTTGATGTTTGTCTATATTTGGGCAGGCGGACACCACTTGATTTATTCTACCGTTCCTGATTGGGTGCAAACTCTCTCTAGCGTGTTTTCAGTGGTATTGATTTTACCTTCTTGGGGAACAGCTATCAATATGCTATTGACTATGCGTGGTCAATGGCACCAGCTCAAAGAAAGCCCTTTGATTAAATTTTTAGTGCTTGCATCAACATTCTACATGCTCTCTACTTTAGAGGGTTCTATTCAAGCGATTAAGAGCGTGAATGCTTTAGCACACTTTACCGATTGGATTGTAGGGCATGTGCATGATGGTGTGCTTGGATGGGTAGGCTTTACTCTAATTGCAAGCATGTATCATATGATGCCTAGAATGTTTAAAAGAGAAATTTATTCAGCCAAACTTATGGATTTCCAATTTTGGATTATGACTTTAGGCATCGTGTTATATTTCTCATCTATGTGGATTGCAGGAATCACACAAGGTATGATGTGGAGAGATGTAGATCAGTATGGAAATCTTACTTATCAATTCATCGATACAGTTAGAGTTTTGATTCCTTATTACAATATTAGGGGTGTTGGAGGCATTATGTATTTAATTGGATTTATTATTTTTGCTTACAATGTGTTTATGACTATTACTGCAGGCAAAAAATTAGAGCGTGAGCCTAATTATGCTACGCCTATGGCTAAGTAA
- a CDS encoding DASS family sodium-coupled anion symporter, which yields MLKRTLLILAPIMGALFLYFVGVPSGLNPNAWLYFCIFIGMIVGLILEPVPAGLVALSALMVCVALKIGASSGIVNANKAISWGLSGYANKTVWLVFVAFILGLGYEKSLLGKRIALLLIRFLGQTPLGLGYAITLSELCLAPFIPSNSARSGGILYPIISSIPPLMGSTPNDNPTKIGAYLMWVALASTCITSSMFLTALAPNPLAMEIATKMGVNEISWLSWFLAFLPCGIILLLLVPLLAYKTCTPTLKGSKEVSLWAKQELEKMKGFSLKEILMLNLTLLALLGWIFSKTLGLHASTVALIIMLLMAFVKIISYEDIIKNKSAFNIFLLLGALLTMASGLKNVGFLDYMGNFSKELLQQANLEPFVAVLIIVALFYVSHYFFASITAHVSALFALFVGIGANVEGVNLQELSLFLMLTLGIMGILTPYGTGPSTIYYGSGYIKSKDFWRLGFIFGLVYLIVFLSVCVPWVKTIAFRWL from the coding sequence ATGCTCAAACGAACTCTTTTAATTCTCGCTCCTATTATGGGTGCGTTATTCTTGTATTTTGTAGGTGTGCCTAGCGGTCTAAACCCTAACGCATGGCTTTATTTTTGTATTTTCATAGGCATGATTGTAGGACTGATTTTAGAGCCTGTGCCAGCTGGTTTGGTGGCATTAAGTGCATTAATGGTGTGTGTAGCCTTAAAAATCGGAGCTAGTAGTGGAATAGTGAATGCTAATAAAGCTATTTCTTGGGGCTTAAGTGGGTATGCAAACAAAACGGTGTGGCTTGTGTTTGTCGCTTTTATTTTAGGCTTAGGGTATGAAAAAAGCTTGTTAGGAAAACGAATCGCACTTTTACTGATTAGATTCTTAGGTCAAACCCCCTTAGGTTTAGGCTATGCGATTACTTTAAGCGAATTGTGTTTAGCCCCTTTTATTCCTAGCAATTCCGCTAGAAGTGGGGGCATACTCTATCCTATAATCTCTTCTATTCCGCCCTTAATGGGTTCAACACCTAATGATAATCCTACAAAAATCGGTGCGTATTTGATGTGGGTTGCTTTGGCTTCAACTTGTATCACTTCATCAATGTTTTTAACCGCACTAGCCCCTAACCCACTAGCTATGGAGATTGCAACCAAAATGGGCGTGAATGAAATCTCATGGCTTTCATGGTTTCTAGCTTTCTTACCTTGTGGAATTATTTTACTCTTGCTTGTGCCATTACTTGCTTATAAAACCTGCACCCCCACCTTAAAAGGCTCTAAAGAAGTGAGTTTATGGGCTAAACAAGAATTAGAAAAAATGAAAGGTTTTTCTTTAAAAGAAATTTTAATGCTAAATCTTACTTTACTAGCCTTGCTTGGCTGGATTTTTTCTAAAACTTTAGGCTTACATGCAAGCACTGTTGCTTTAATCATCATGCTTTTAATGGCTTTTGTGAAAATCATCAGCTATGAAGATATTATCAAAAATAAAAGTGCTTTCAACATTTTCTTATTGCTTGGGGCCTTACTCACTATGGCTAGTGGGCTTAAAAATGTGGGCTTTTTAGATTATATGGGAAATTTCTCTAAAGAATTACTCCAACAAGCTAATTTAGAGCCTTTTGTAGCGGTATTGATTATTGTAGCTCTCTTTTATGTATCACATTATTTCTTTGCGAGCATTACCGCTCATGTGAGTGCTTTATTCGCCCTTTTTGTAGGAATAGGCGCAAATGTTGAAGGGGTGAATTTACAAGAATTGAGCTTGTTTTTAATGCTAACTTTAGGAATTATGGGTATTTTAACGCCCTATGGCACAGGTCCATCAACCATCTATTATGGAAGTGGGTATATTAAGAGCAAGGATTTTTGGAGATTAGGATTCATTTTTGGTTTAGTGTATTTAATCGTGTTTTTAAGCGTGTGTGTGCCTTGGGTAAAAACTATCGCTTTTAGGTGGCTATAA